In Flavobacterium sp. 83, the genomic window ATAGCACCCACTAAAAAGTATGGTCTTCGTCGGCCTAATCTTGTCCAGGTTCGATCACTAAAATAACCTATTATGGGTTGGATAATCAAACCAGTAACAGGAGCCGCAATCCATAAAATAGGGATTTCATCAACTTTTGCACCTAATGTTTCAAAAATTCTTGAAGTATTTGCGTTTTGCAGTGCAAAACCAAATTGTATTCCTAAGAAACCGAAACTCATGTTCCAAATTTGCCAGAAACTTAATTTACGCTTTTCCATTATCGTAATTTAATTATTATACGATAAGCGCTTTGCTTATCAAAACTTATCTTGTTTTCGAAGTAAAAGTAAAAGTTTTGAGGGGTAAATATAAAAATTTATTCCAATCATTTACTTTTCAGAAACAAATAAAGTAAAAAAATATCAACTACAAGGTTGTAGTAATGAATAAATTAGACAATACTATTTATTAATTGGTAGATTCTCTTTCGATTAAATGCGTTTCAATTACTTCTGTTTTATAATTTTCTGCCTCATCATCATCTAGTTCTGTTTCTAATCTTTCAATAAGCATTTTTGCTGCTTTATTTCCCATTTTTATACCACTTTGACTAACGGTTGTGATCGTTGGGGTTGAATATTTTGATATAATCCCATCCGTAAAAGCAATCACAGCCAAGTCTTTTGGGACATTCAAACCTATTTTATTAGCCGTTTTTATTATGGTTACTGCAAAAAGTTCATTTACTGCAAATACGGCATCAATGGCTTTGTCTTCGAGCAATCTTCCAATGGTGATTTCGCAAGTGTCTACATTTTCTATTTTTATAATTAGCTTCTCATCAAAAGGGATGTCGTTATCTAATAGCGCTTTTATATACCCGTCTGTTCGAAGTTTACCTACGCTTACATAATCAACCGTTGTAACAAGAGCAATTTTTTTTCGTCCTTTATCTATTAAACTTTGAACTGCTTCATAAGCGGCAAGTTTGTCGTCTATGATTACTTTGTCACAAAGAATTTCATTGGTAACTCTGTCAAACATTACTACGGGCATTCCTTGATCGATAACTTCGGTAATATGATGAAAATCACCTTTAAATTGAGTTTCTTTAGAAAGTGACATAATGAAGCCGTCAATACTTCCGTTAGCAAGCAATTCCATATTAAGTACTTCTTTATCAAATGAATCATCCGACAGACAGATGATTACACTATATCCATTTTCATTTGCAACCTGTTCGATTCCATTAATAACCGTTGAAAAAAAATGGTGGACTATTTCCGGAATTATAATCCCAATAGTTTTTGTCTTTCTATTTTTTAAGCTAAGGGCAATATTGTTTGGTTTATAGTGGTAAAATTTAGCAAATGCCTGAACTTTCAGTCTGGTTTCTTCTCCTATTTCAGGACTGTTTCTCAATGATTTTGAAACGGTTGAAATGGACACATCAAGTTCTTTTGCAATTTGTTTAAGGGTGACCTTTCTTTTCATAATGCGGGAATTGAAAAAAATTAATTCGGTAATAAAGGTATGTTTTATTTTTATGAATGGCAATTTATACCATAAAAGCATCCGTTAAATTTAAAGTTTTCAACACTACCACGTTTTCGTAAATCAATTTAAAATGAGCCGTGTCGAAAACGTTATCGTTTTGTTAAGTTTGCTATTCGAAGTAAAATTAAAATTTAATAAAACAACCAAAATTCAAATTAATTTAAACAAAAAGTATGAAAACAATTTATAAAAAGTTGTTATTTTTAGTACTGTTACTACCTTTTAGTATTCTGGCTCAGAATACTCTTAATGGTGTTGTTCTTGATAAAGTATCAGGTCAGCCCATTCCTGGAGTAAATGTAAATGTACAAGGCGCTTCAAATGGCGTTTCAACAGATTTTGATGGTAAATATCAGTTATCAAATGTTAAGAAAGGCGATAAAGTCGTTTTTTCTTTTATTGGTTACAAAAATACTGTTGTCAATTTTGATTCTCAAAAATCAGTAAGCGTTTCTTTGGAAGAAGATTCTAATCAACTTAAAGAAGTTGTAATCCAAGTGGGTTACGGTACCGTTAAGAAGAAAGATGCTACAGGAGCTGTTACAGTATTGACATCAAAAGATTTCAATAAAGGACCGGTTGCCTCTGCAGATCAAATGATTCAAGGAAAAGTAGCGGGATTACAAATCATTAATGGAGGTGGTTCTCCAGGTGTAGATCCTGTAATTAGAATTAGAAGCGGATCTTCTTTATCTGCAAATAATGATCCTTTGTATGTGATTGACGGTATTCCGGTTGCAAATGGTGGTGTAGAAGGTGGTAGAAATCCATTAGCAACTATTAATCAAAACAATATTGAATCTATTTCGGTATTAAAAGACGCTTCGGCTACTGCTATTTATGGCTCTCGCGCCTCAAATGGAGTAATTATTATTACTACCAAAAAAGGAAAATCAGGCGAATTAAAAGTAAGCTATAACGCAAATCTTCAAGTTTCTGAAATTACGAAAAAAGTGGATGCTTTATCAAGCACTCAATTCAGAGATTTTGTTGCAACTAATGGTAATGCTGCTCAACAAGCATTAGTGGGTGCTGCTAACACGGATTGGCAGAAGGAAATATTCAGAACAGCGATTGGTACAGATCACAACATTGCATTAAGCGGTGGTACTGATAACGTAGTTTACAGAGCTTCTGTAGGATATGCTAATTTGAGCGGTATCTTGAAAAGAGATAATGTAGAAAGAACAACTCTAGGAGCTAACGTAACTGGTAATTTCTTGGACAAACATTTAAAAATTGAGTTCAACAACAATACCTCATTAATAAACAGTAACTATAGCAATAATGGCGCAATAGGTGGCGCAATAGGTTTTGACCCAACTCAACCTGTAAGAAATGCTTATGGCACTTATTTCGAATGGTTAACTTCCCCAACAGAAATCAATCAATTAGCAGGTGTTAATCCAGTTTCTCAAATTGAGCAACAAAACAATTATGGTGGTTTTTATAGAAGTTTAGGAAATGTACAAGTAGATTATAAAATGCATTTTCTACCAGAATTGAAAGCAGTTGCTAATTTTGGTTATGATGAAATGAGCGGTACCGGTTATGGTAACACAGCCGCTGATTATCGTAACGGCCTTAAAGGTTCTGGATATAATAATTCGTATAAAAATATTGAATCCAGAAATAATAAATTAATGGATTTGTATTTGAACTACAACAAAAAAGTAGCATCAATCGCTACACAATTTGATGTAACTGGTGGATATTCTTACCAAGATTTCAAAGAATCTAAACACAAGTCTGGTTATAATTTTGAAAATAACCTAACAACAGAAGAATTGTTTACACCAACACGTATCAATTTGCAATCCTTTTTTGTACGATCAAATGTAACGATTGCTGATAGGTATTTATTGACTATGTCTTATAGACGTGACGGAACTTCAAGATTTACACCTGAATATCGCTGGTCAAATTTCCCTGCTGTTGCTGTAGCTTGGAAATTGAACGAAGAAAGTTTCTTGAAAGATGTAACTACTATTTCTAGTTTAAAATTGAGAGGTGGTTGGGGTATAACAGGACAACAAAATATTGGAAATCCTTACCCATCTATTCCGTTGTATTTAGCATCAAACACTGCAGCTCAATATCAATTAGGAAATACTTTTTATACAACATACAGACCACAACCTTACAATAGTAATCTAAAATGGGAACAAACTACTACTGTTAATGCTGGAGTTGATTTTGGTCTTTTTAACAACAGACTTACAGGGACCGTTGATGCATATAAAAGAACCACTAAAGATTTATTATTGTTCACCGATAATCCGGCATTCTTTGGATTTTCAAATGCTGACAATTATAACATAGGAACTATTGAGAATAAAGGTATCGAAATAGCAGCAGAAGTAGTGCCAGTAAGAACTGACAATTTAGAATGGACAATAGGTGGTAATATTACTTTCCAAGACTCTAAAATTACTAAGTTGACAACTTCTCAAGACAATACTCCAGGAATTACTGACGTAGGAGGTATTGATGGAGGAACAGGTAACTATATTCAAAACCACCAAGTGGGATATTCTCCTAATACATTTTTAGTTTACGAACAAGCGTATGGAGTTGATGGAAAGCCACTTGATGGGATTTTTATAGATAGAAATAAAGATGGTGTTGTGAATGCTGATGATAAATACCGTTTCCATAAACCAGCAGCTGATGTATTTTATGCATTTAACACTAGTGTTACTTATAAAAACTGGGACATGGGAATGAATTGGAGAGGATCTTGGGGTAATTTTAATTACAACAACGTAGATTCTAACAAAGGAGTTTACAATAATGTACTAACAAGAAATACAGATTTGAATAACGGAGTTGCTAATCTTTTAGAAACCGGTTTTGCAAAATCAAATGATTTACAATTACATTCAGATTATTACATTCAAAATGCTTCTTTTATTAGATTAGACAATGTAAGTGTTGGGTATACTTTTAATCAAAAACCAAATTCAAGCTCATTAGTTAAATTAACCTTAGCTGCTCAAAACGTTCTTATTATCACTAAATACAGTGGATTAGATCCTGAGATTTCTGGAGGTATAGATAAAAATTTATATCCAAGACCTATCACTTTCACTTTAGGGCTAAACGTTAATTTCTAATTCAAATAACAAGAAAAATGAAAAATATACAAAAAAAATTATTGGGTATATCTTTGTTACTGTTGGTGATGGCATTCCCATCATGTACAAGTGAACTAGACCAATCACCTGATACTGGATCTTCCATCCCTGGATCTGAGTTTTTTAGCACACCGGAATCCTACAAACAAAATTTAGCTAAATTATATGCTGGTTTTGCTACTTCGGGTCAACAAGGACCTGCCGGTTCTCCTGATATTTCAGGTATTGATGAAGGAACAAGTCAATACATTAGAGGGTACTGGATGATGCAAGAATTAACCACTGATGAAGCAGTTATTGGGTGGAATGATGGAACTATTAAGGATTTTCATTCTCAGGCTTGGACAACTTCGGACAATTTTATCAATGCAACTTTTGCTCGTTTCTCCTTTCAAATTGTAAACTGTAATGAATTTTTGCGTCAAACTACGGACGAAAAATTAGCAGCTAGAGGAATTGATTCCGCTTTGAAAGCTGAAATAGCTACTTATAGAGCAGAAGCTCGTTTCTTGAGAGCAATAACCTATTGGCACTTAATTGATACTTTTGGAGGTGGTTCTTTGGTAACTGAGGATTCTCCAACTACATTTTATTATCCAGAATATGCAACAAGAGCTGAGTTGTACAAATTTATTGATGAGGAATTAACAGCGATTACTCCATTGTTGAAAGCACCAAAATCAAATGAAGCTTTTCGTGTAGACCAAGCTGCTGCGTGGATGTTACAAGCTAAATTATACATGAACGCAAAAGTATATATTGGTACAGATCATTATGCAGAAGCAGTCCCTTTAATTTCAAAAATAACAAGTTCTGCCTATTCTTTACACACAAATTACAACCAATTATTTTTGGCTGATAATGATAAAAATGGAGCTCAAAACGAATTTATATTTGCTATCGCTTTTGATGGACTTCGCACTCAGACCTACGGAGGAACTACATTCTTGACACACGCTCCTGTTGGAGGTAGCATGAATGCGGCAAGCTTCGGAATTAACGGTGGATGGGGTGGAATCAGAACTACAGCAGCCTTTGTTGATAAATTTGACGCAAACACTATTGATACTCGCGGACAATTCTATAAAAATGGTCAAACAAAAGAAATTAAAGATATCAGTAATTTCACTGATGGTTTTGCGATTCAAAAATTTAGAAATGTTGACGTTAATGGCAAGCAAGGTTCGGATAAAGCGGGTAACTTCTCTGATGCAGATTTTCCAATTTTCCGTTTAGCAGATGCTTACTTAATGTATGCAGAATGTGCTGTTAGAGGTGCTGCTGGTGCCACTATTACAAATGCTACTGCTTATGTAAATGCATTGCGAACAAGAGCTAAAGGTGCTACAGTAACACAAGGAGATTTAACATTAGATTTCATTCTTGACGAAAGAGCAAGAGAATTGCACTGGGAAGGACATAGAAGAACGGATTTAATTCGTTTTGGAAAATTTACCGGAGGTAGTTATATCTGGCCTTGGAAAGGTGGTTCTGCATCTGGTTCACCTACCCAATCGTACAGAGATTTATTTCCTATTCCGGCAAAGGCATTGGCTACAAATCAAAAATTGCAACAAAATACTGGATATTAACAATTAAAAAAATATAAAAAATGAAAAATATAACTAAATCACTAATAGCATTATTTGCAGTAGTTGCTTTGTCTTGCAGCGTAGAAGATGTTCAAGACAGACCCGTTATTGAAGGAGTAGATGCTCCTGTTTTGACTGCTCCAACTGCCGGTGCAGCCTATATTCTAAAACCTGAAAATGCAGCTGCTCAAGCAGAGCGTTTCACATGGAAATCTGCTAATTTTGGTGGAGATGTTCAAGTGAATTATGTTGTTGAAATGGATGTGAAAGGAAATGATTTTAAAACGCCTAAAGAAATAGGGAGTTCATTGCCTTCTCAAAACCAAGTGTCAGTTTCAGTGGTATCAATGAATGGTGCTGCATTATCCTTAAAAGCAACTCCTTTTACTCCTGGTGAATTTCAAGTAAGAGTTAAAGCAACTGCTGGAGCTTTGGCTTCAATGTATTCTAATGTAATTGGAATTGTTGTTACTCCTTACACTACTGAAAATCCTAAATTATGGATCGCAGGTGGTTATCAAAGTGCTTCTGGTTATGGTTCAGATTGGACACAATCAAGCGCAGCAACTGTTGCGGCCGATGGTTATGGAAAAACTGCTTTTGAAGGATATGTTTATTTTGAAAATGCACAAGACGGAACTGCAGATGGTCAAGGATTCAAATTTTCAACACAAACTAATTGGAATGGTACAAACTATGGTACTGGTGGTGCAGGTCTAATTAGTACAATTGGTGGAAATTTATCAACTGATTCAGGTTATTACAAAATGGAAGTTGATACTGAAAAATTAACTTATAAAGCTACTAAACTTTCATGGGGAATAGTTGGAAATGCTACACCAGGCGGATGGAGCACAGATACTCCGATGACTTATGATAAGGTTACTAAAAAATGGACAGTAACAGCTGTTTTAACTACTCAAGCTGCACCGGATAACGGATTAAAATTTAGAGCTAATAATAATTGGGATTATAACTTTGGTGATACTGGCGCCGACGGTAAACTTGAAGCTGGCGGAACTAATATTGGTACAACCGCAGGAACTTATTTAATCACTTTAGATTTAAGTAATCCAAGAGCATACTCTTATACTATGGTTAAAATATAATTTTTTAAATTTGAAAGGGCTATCTTATGGGTAGCCCTTTTTTATATAAATTTAATAAATAAATGAAATGAAAAAAATCACTTTATTATTTCTGCTAATATCTTCTTTAGGGTTTGCTCAGTTTACAACTACACCATCACCTGCAATTGCTAGTGGAATTGTCACGCTTAATTTTAACAAAACCGGGACACCATTAGCGGCATATACAGGTACAATATATGCACATATCGGTTTGACTGTAAATGGTGCAAGATGGCAAAACGTTAAGGGAACATGGGGAAACAATTCAACACAGCCTGCATTAACGTTAGTTTCTGGAACGACATATAAATTAGATCTGACTCCTGATTTATATACTTATTTTGGAATTCCTAATACGAGTTCTGTTACAGAAATTTGCGTGGTATTAAGAAATGATGCCGGGAATATGCAGACCGCTGACACTTTTTTTAATGTCGGGGCTTTTCAAGTAAATTTAACAACACCAGCCCAAAATAGCACTACGATTATTACTTCAGGAACAAGTTTAAATGTTGCTGCAAACAACACTGGAGGAAATGCGAATTATAGCTTAAAAGCAAATGGCACGAGTATAAACACTAATTTGAATACTGCAAGTTATACTTTTAGCGATGCAAATGTTACCAGTAATAAAAATTACTCATTAGAGGTAACGCAAGGGAGTACTACCATTACCAAAAAATTTAGTGTAATTGTAAATCCCGGAACAGTTAGTGCGGCAATGCCTGCCGGATTACTGGACGGAATCAATTATAACACTGCCGATGCTACAAAAGCAACTTTAGTTCTCGATGCACCATTGAAGGATTTTGTTTATGTAGCAGGAAGCTTCAATAACTGGCAACCGACTTCGGCTTATTCGATGAAAAAAGACCCTACTTCAGGTAAGTTTTGGTTGGAATTAACAGGATTGACATCGGGTACAAATTATACCTATCAATATTGGGTAGTTGATGCAACACCTATTGCAGGGACACCATCTTTGGTAAAAACTGCTGATCCATATTCAACACTAGTTTTATCACCTTTTGATGACCCAACTATTCCTGCGGCATCCTATCCTAATTTGCCAACTTATCCGGCTGGGCAAGAACGAGAAGTAACCGTTTTGCAAACAGGTCAAGTCCCTTATTCTTGGAGCAGTTCGACTACTAATTTTGTAAAACCAGAAAAAGAGAAACTAGTTGTTTATGAGCTTTTAGTTCGGGATTTTGATGCTGGTAGAAGTTATCAAAGTGTTATTGATAGAATGGATTATTTCAAAAATCTAAAAATAAATGCAATTGAGTTGTTGCCCGTAATGGAATTCGAAGGAAACGAAAGTTGGGGTTACAATACTTCCTTTCATATGGCTTTAGATAAGTTTTATGGAACTTCGAGCAAATTTAAAGAATTGATTGATATATGTCATAAAAACGGAATTGCAGTAATCCTGGATGTGGCCTTAAACCATGCCTTTGATCGAAACCCAATGGTGAGAATGTGGATGAATGATCCTGATGGTGACGGTTGGGGTGGCCCTTCAAGCGAAAATCCGTATTTCAATACGGTTGCAAAACACAGTTATAGTGTGGGGAATGATTTTAATCATGCTTCGCTTTTGACAAAAAACTATGTAAAACGAGTAGTTAAACAATGGATTCAAGAATATAAAATTGATGGTTTTCGCTGGGATTTAACCAAAGGTTTTACACAAAACTGTACTGCTAGTGACGAAACGTGCACCAATGCCTATCAGGCAGACCGTGTTACTATCTTAAAAGATTATGCTGATTATTCCTGGAGTTTAGACCCAACACATTACACAATCTTTGAACATTTAGGAACAGATAGCGAAGAACAGCAATGGGCAAATTACAGAATCACTGAAACACCTAGTAAAGGGATTATGCTATGGGGTAAAATGACTGATCCTTACAACCAATTAACAATGGGTTATAATTCCAGTAATGATATTTCCAGAATGAATAGCACAGCTCACGGATTTACCAAAAACAGATTGATGGGCTATGCTGAAAGTCATGATGAGGAACGATTGATGTATAAAAACATACAATATGGTGCTAATTTAAATGGGTATAATGTAAAAACACCAGCAACGGCACTCTCTAGAATGTCAGCTTTAGGAGCTGTATCTCTTCTTGTTCCAGGTCCAAAAATGATTTGGCATTTTGGAGAATTAGGATGGGATTTATCAATTTTTGCATGTAATAACGGGACCGTAAATACATCTTCAGATGCGATTGCAGGAGACTGTAAGTTGGATACGAAGCAGCAACCGCAATGGGTCAATAATTGGTTAGGTGATGCTAATAGAGGCAAAATCTATACGGATTGGGCCAAAATGATTGCCTTAAAAATAAACGAACCCGTTTTCATAGGTACTGCAACTATGGCAAGTAGCACTACACTAACTCCAAATATTAAAATTACCAATAGTGCTTTGGCATCGACACAACTTAAAGATGTGTTGATTTTGGCTAATTTTGATGTCTCTGCTCAAAATGTAGCTACTGGTTTTCCATATACCGGAACGTGGTACAACTTGATGGATAATTCGACTATAAATGTTGCTAATGTTGCTGCGACAATAGCTATTCCAGCAGGAGAGTTTAGAATATATGGCAATAAAATTGCTTCATTAGCAATTGCCAATTTTGAAAAAAAGGAGGGCATTTATTTATATCCAAATCCCGCCACTAATTATTTTACTTTAAATACAAATAGTTCAAAAGTTCAAGTTTTTTCAATTACTGGACAATTAGTAAAAAGTTTTAATACAAGTCAGGCTGCCTCCTATCAATATGCTGTCAATGATTTGAATAAAGGGCTTTATATAGTAAAAGCATATAACGAGAATAATGAAGTTCAAGTTATGAAGTTTTTAAAAATTTAAAAATAACTAACAAAAGTAAAGGCTGTCCTTAGATGAACTGCCCCCAAATAATTAGACATTATCTGGGGGTATTTTTATAGAAAGACAGCCTTTTTTATGCAAAAAAACTGCTTCATAAATGAAACAGTTTTCAACTACAACTAAAAAACAAAATTTAAATTTTGCCGTTTTTGATTTCTTCTACAATTTCCGGATTCAACAATGTTGTGGTATCTCCAAAATTCGAATAATCACCTTCGGCTATTTTACGTAAAATTCTACGCATGATTTTTCCGGAACGGGTTTTTGGCAGGCCAGAGACAAACTGAATTTTATCGAGTTTTGCAATAGGTCCAATTTGGTTTGAAATTTGTTGATTGATTTCTGTTCTAAGATTTTCTCTGTCGCGGTATTCACCAGTTTCTTTTAGAATTACAAATCCATATAAGGCATTTCCTTTGATGTCATGAGGAAAACCTACAATGGCAGATTCTGCTACCGCAGGATGCTCATTAATGGCATCTTCAATAGGCGCAGTTCCTAAATTGTGTCCTGAAACAATTACGACGTCGTCCACACGACCTGTAATCCTATAATAGCCCACTTCATCTCTCAAGGCTCCGTCGCCAGTGAAATATTTCCCTGGAAAAGTAGAAAAATAAGTGTCTTTATATCGTTGATGGTCTCCCCAAATGGTTCTGGCTATTCCAGGCCAAGGAAATTTAATACATAAACTCCCCGTAACTTGATTACCTTCAATTTCATTACGCTTTTCGTCCATAAGCACGGGCTGAATCCCAGGTAATGGTAAGGAAGCATACGTAGGTTTAGTTGGAGTCACAAAGGCAATAGGTGAAATCATAATCCCTCCTGTTTCGGTTTGCCACCACGTATCCACAACTGGGCATCTTTTATCTCCAACATGGTCATTGTACCAATGCCAGGCTTCTTCATTGATGGGTTCCCCTACTGAACCAATCACTTTGAGGGATTGTAAAGGGAATTTTCGAACGAAATCTAAGCTCTCTTTTGCTAAAGCACGAATAGCAGTTGGAGCTGTATAGAATTGTGTTACTTTGTGTTTTTCGATTACTTCCCAAAAGCGACTAAAATCAGGATAAGAAGGAACACCTTCGAAAATAACGGTTGTTGCACCATTCAATAATGGGCCATAAAGAATATAAGAATGCCCGGTAATCCAACCAATATCAGCGGTACACCAAAAAAC contains:
- a CDS encoding SusC/RagA family TonB-linked outer membrane protein, whose amino-acid sequence is MKTIYKKLLFLVLLLPFSILAQNTLNGVVLDKVSGQPIPGVNVNVQGASNGVSTDFDGKYQLSNVKKGDKVVFSFIGYKNTVVNFDSQKSVSVSLEEDSNQLKEVVIQVGYGTVKKKDATGAVTVLTSKDFNKGPVASADQMIQGKVAGLQIINGGGSPGVDPVIRIRSGSSLSANNDPLYVIDGIPVANGGVEGGRNPLATINQNNIESISVLKDASATAIYGSRASNGVIIITTKKGKSGELKVSYNANLQVSEITKKVDALSSTQFRDFVATNGNAAQQALVGAANTDWQKEIFRTAIGTDHNIALSGGTDNVVYRASVGYANLSGILKRDNVERTTLGANVTGNFLDKHLKIEFNNNTSLINSNYSNNGAIGGAIGFDPTQPVRNAYGTYFEWLTSPTEINQLAGVNPVSQIEQQNNYGGFYRSLGNVQVDYKMHFLPELKAVANFGYDEMSGTGYGNTAADYRNGLKGSGYNNSYKNIESRNNKLMDLYLNYNKKVASIATQFDVTGGYSYQDFKESKHKSGYNFENNLTTEELFTPTRINLQSFFVRSNVTIADRYLLTMSYRRDGTSRFTPEYRWSNFPAVAVAWKLNEESFLKDVTTISSLKLRGGWGITGQQNIGNPYPSIPLYLASNTAAQYQLGNTFYTTYRPQPYNSNLKWEQTTTVNAGVDFGLFNNRLTGTVDAYKRTTKDLLLFTDNPAFFGFSNADNYNIGTIENKGIEIAAEVVPVRTDNLEWTIGGNITFQDSKITKLTTSQDNTPGITDVGGIDGGTGNYIQNHQVGYSPNTFLVYEQAYGVDGKPLDGIFIDRNKDGVVNADDKYRFHKPAADVFYAFNTSVTYKNWDMGMNWRGSWGNFNYNNVDSNKGVYNNVLTRNTDLNNGVANLLETGFAKSNDLQLHSDYYIQNASFIRLDNVSVGYTFNQKPNSSSLVKLTLAAQNVLIITKYSGLDPEISGGIDKNLYPRPITFTLGLNVNF
- a CDS encoding alpha-amylase family glycosyl hydrolase, which encodes MKKITLLFLLISSLGFAQFTTTPSPAIASGIVTLNFNKTGTPLAAYTGTIYAHIGLTVNGARWQNVKGTWGNNSTQPALTLVSGTTYKLDLTPDLYTYFGIPNTSSVTEICVVLRNDAGNMQTADTFFNVGAFQVNLTTPAQNSTTIITSGTSLNVAANNTGGNANYSLKANGTSINTNLNTASYTFSDANVTSNKNYSLEVTQGSTTITKKFSVIVNPGTVSAAMPAGLLDGINYNTADATKATLVLDAPLKDFVYVAGSFNNWQPTSAYSMKKDPTSGKFWLELTGLTSGTNYTYQYWVVDATPIAGTPSLVKTADPYSTLVLSPFDDPTIPAASYPNLPTYPAGQEREVTVLQTGQVPYSWSSSTTNFVKPEKEKLVVYELLVRDFDAGRSYQSVIDRMDYFKNLKINAIELLPVMEFEGNESWGYNTSFHMALDKFYGTSSKFKELIDICHKNGIAVILDVALNHAFDRNPMVRMWMNDPDGDGWGGPSSENPYFNTVAKHSYSVGNDFNHASLLTKNYVKRVVKQWIQEYKIDGFRWDLTKGFTQNCTASDETCTNAYQADRVTILKDYADYSWSLDPTHYTIFEHLGTDSEEQQWANYRITETPSKGIMLWGKMTDPYNQLTMGYNSSNDISRMNSTAHGFTKNRLMGYAESHDEERLMYKNIQYGANLNGYNVKTPATALSRMSALGAVSLLVPGPKMIWHFGELGWDLSIFACNNGTVNTSSDAIAGDCKLDTKQQPQWVNNWLGDANRGKIYTDWAKMIALKINEPVFIGTATMASSTTLTPNIKITNSALASTQLKDVLILANFDVSAQNVATGFPYTGTWYNLMDNSTINVANVAATIAIPAGEFRIYGNKIASLAIANFEKKEGIYLYPNPATNYFTLNTNSSKVQVFSITGQLVKSFNTSQAASYQYAVNDLNKGLYIVKAYNENNEVQVMKFLKI
- a CDS encoding LacI family DNA-binding transcriptional regulator, with protein sequence MKRKVTLKQIAKELDVSISTVSKSLRNSPEIGEETRLKVQAFAKFYHYKPNNIALSLKNRKTKTIGIIIPEIVHHFFSTVINGIEQVANENGYSVIICLSDDSFDKEVLNMELLANGSIDGFIMSLSKETQFKGDFHHITEVIDQGMPVVMFDRVTNEILCDKVIIDDKLAAYEAVQSLIDKGRKKIALVTTVDYVSVGKLRTDGYIKALLDNDIPFDEKLIIKIENVDTCEITIGRLLEDKAIDAVFAVNELFAVTIIKTANKIGLNVPKDLAVIAFTDGIISKYSTPTITTVSQSGIKMGNKAAKMLIERLETELDDDEAENYKTEVIETHLIERESTN
- a CDS encoding SusE domain-containing protein produces the protein MKNITKSLIALFAVVALSCSVEDVQDRPVIEGVDAPVLTAPTAGAAYILKPENAAAQAERFTWKSANFGGDVQVNYVVEMDVKGNDFKTPKEIGSSLPSQNQVSVSVVSMNGAALSLKATPFTPGEFQVRVKATAGALASMYSNVIGIVVTPYTTENPKLWIAGGYQSASGYGSDWTQSSAATVAADGYGKTAFEGYVYFENAQDGTADGQGFKFSTQTNWNGTNYGTGGAGLISTIGGNLSTDSGYYKMEVDTEKLTYKATKLSWGIVGNATPGGWSTDTPMTYDKVTKKWTVTAVLTTQAAPDNGLKFRANNNWDYNFGDTGADGKLEAGGTNIGTTAGTYLITLDLSNPRAYSYTMVKI
- the acs gene encoding acetate--CoA ligase, with amino-acid sequence MSRYKINTLEEYFKEYKKSVREPRKFWDKIAAENFTWYQQWDKVVDFNMAEAEIKWFTGAKVNITKNCIDRHLTKKGEKTAIIFEPNDPKEEALHISYNELHQRVCKMANVLREQGIKKGDRVCIYLPMIPELAITTLACARIGAIHSVVFAGFSASAVATRINDSDCKMVITSDGGYRGNKTIDLKGIIDESLTNCPGVSNVLVVKRTNTSINMKAGRDQWLQPLLDEASDNNVAEIMDAEDPLFILYTSGSTGKPKGMVHTTAGYMVYTAYTFKNVFNYEENDVFWCTADIGWITGHSYILYGPLLNGATTVIFEGVPSYPDFSRFWEVIEKHKVTQFYTAPTAIRALAKESLDFVRKFPLQSLKVIGSVGEPINEEAWHWYNDHVGDKRCPVVDTWWQTETGGIMISPIAFVTPTKPTYASLPLPGIQPVLMDEKRNEIEGNQVTGSLCIKFPWPGIARTIWGDHQRYKDTYFSTFPGKYFTGDGALRDEVGYYRITGRVDDVVIVSGHNLGTAPIEDAINEHPAVAESAIVGFPHDIKGNALYGFVILKETGEYRDRENLRTEINQQISNQIGPIAKLDKIQFVSGLPKTRSGKIMRRILRKIAEGDYSNFGDTTTLLNPEIVEEIKNGKI
- a CDS encoding RagB/SusD family nutrient uptake outer membrane protein, giving the protein MKNIQKKLLGISLLLLVMAFPSCTSELDQSPDTGSSIPGSEFFSTPESYKQNLAKLYAGFATSGQQGPAGSPDISGIDEGTSQYIRGYWMMQELTTDEAVIGWNDGTIKDFHSQAWTTSDNFINATFARFSFQIVNCNEFLRQTTDEKLAARGIDSALKAEIATYRAEARFLRAITYWHLIDTFGGGSLVTEDSPTTFYYPEYATRAELYKFIDEELTAITPLLKAPKSNEAFRVDQAAAWMLQAKLYMNAKVYIGTDHYAEAVPLISKITSSAYSLHTNYNQLFLADNDKNGAQNEFIFAIAFDGLRTQTYGGTTFLTHAPVGGSMNAASFGINGGWGGIRTTAAFVDKFDANTIDTRGQFYKNGQTKEIKDISNFTDGFAIQKFRNVDVNGKQGSDKAGNFSDADFPIFRLADAYLMYAECAVRGAAGATITNATAYVNALRTRAKGATVTQGDLTLDFILDERARELHWEGHRRTDLIRFGKFTGGSYIWPWKGGSASGSPTQSYRDLFPIPAKALATNQKLQQNTGY